The Microbacterium horticulturae genome has a window encoding:
- the acs gene encoding acetate--CoA ligase gives MSSTIDHLLDEERQFAPSPEFAAQANGTADLYERAAADREGFWADQARELLHWHKPFTQVLDRSNAPFAKWFDDGELSVAYNCLDRHVEAGNGDRVALLFEGEPGDERRITYAELTREVKKAANALEGLGIGHGDRVAIYMPLIPEAVIAMLACARIGAIHSVVFGGFSADSLRSRVDDAAARVVITADGGYRKGKVSALKPAVDQALADRGNGAQETVEHVLVVKRGGNDVDWDDERDLWWHDTVDNASDEHEAPAFPAENPLYILYTSGTTGKPKGVIHTSGGYLTQAAFTNKYTLDIHPESDVFWCTADIGWVTGHTYVVYGPLALGATQVIYEGTPEFPQPGRWWDIVEKYGVSILYTAPTAIRSFMKQGRQIPQERDLSSLRLLGSVGEPINPEAWVWYRDIIGHGETPIVDTWWQTETGATMVAALPGVTATKPGSAQVPLPGILVDVVDESGQPVANGNGGLLVVTAPWPSMLRGVWGDPERFKETYWAKFAEQGYYFAGDGARKDEDGDIWLLGRVDDVMNVSGHRLSTTEIESSLVAHEATAEAAVVGAKDETTGEAVVAFVILKESYLSAHTPEGLAVQLRSWVSEQIGPIARPRDIYIVSELPKTRSGKIMRRLLRDVADGKEVGDTTTLADTAVMSVISAQVK, from the coding sequence ATGAGCAGTACCATCGACCATCTCCTCGACGAAGAACGTCAGTTCGCACCGTCACCCGAGTTCGCCGCCCAGGCCAACGGCACCGCCGACCTCTATGAGCGCGCTGCCGCCGACCGCGAGGGCTTCTGGGCCGACCAGGCGCGCGAGCTGCTGCACTGGCACAAGCCGTTCACGCAGGTTCTGGACCGGTCGAACGCGCCGTTCGCGAAGTGGTTCGACGACGGAGAGCTGTCGGTGGCCTACAACTGCCTCGATCGTCACGTCGAGGCGGGCAACGGCGACCGCGTCGCGCTGCTGTTCGAAGGCGAGCCCGGCGACGAGCGCCGCATCACCTACGCCGAACTGACCCGCGAGGTCAAGAAGGCCGCCAACGCACTCGAGGGGCTGGGTATCGGTCATGGCGACCGCGTCGCCATCTACATGCCGCTGATCCCGGAAGCGGTCATCGCCATGCTCGCCTGTGCGCGCATCGGTGCTATCCACTCCGTCGTGTTCGGCGGGTTCTCGGCCGACAGTCTGCGCTCGCGGGTGGATGACGCGGCCGCCCGTGTCGTGATCACGGCCGACGGCGGCTACCGCAAGGGCAAGGTCTCGGCGCTCAAGCCCGCCGTCGACCAGGCGCTCGCCGACCGCGGGAACGGCGCGCAGGAGACCGTCGAGCACGTGCTCGTGGTCAAGCGCGGCGGCAACGACGTCGACTGGGACGACGAGCGCGATCTGTGGTGGCACGACACGGTCGACAATGCGTCCGACGAGCATGAGGCGCCCGCCTTCCCCGCCGAGAACCCGCTGTACATCCTGTACACCTCGGGCACGACGGGAAAACCCAAGGGCGTCATCCACACTTCCGGCGGCTACCTCACACAGGCTGCCTTCACGAACAAGTACACGCTCGACATCCACCCGGAGTCGGACGTCTTCTGGTGCACCGCCGACATCGGCTGGGTCACCGGTCACACCTACGTCGTCTACGGGCCGCTCGCGCTCGGCGCGACGCAGGTCATCTACGAGGGCACGCCCGAGTTTCCGCAACCAGGCCGCTGGTGGGACATCGTCGAGAAGTACGGTGTGTCGATCCTCTACACCGCGCCCACTGCGATCCGCTCGTTCATGAAGCAGGGCCGGCAGATTCCGCAGGAGCGCGACCTGTCGAGCCTGCGCCTGCTCGGCTCGGTCGGCGAGCCGATCAACCCCGAGGCGTGGGTCTGGTACCGCGACATCATCGGTCACGGCGAGACCCCGATCGTCGACACGTGGTGGCAGACCGAGACCGGTGCCACGATGGTCGCCGCCCTGCCCGGCGTCACGGCGACCAAGCCGGGCTCGGCCCAGGTGCCGCTGCCGGGCATCCTCGTCGACGTGGTCGATGAAAGCGGACAGCCGGTGGCGAACGGCAACGGCGGCCTGCTGGTGGTCACCGCCCCGTGGCCGTCGATGCTGCGCGGTGTCTGGGGCGACCCGGAGCGGTTCAAAGAGACCTACTGGGCCAAGTTCGCCGAGCAGGGCTACTACTTCGCCGGCGACGGAGCCCGCAAGGACGAGGACGGCGACATCTGGCTGCTCGGTCGCGTGGACGACGTCATGAACGTGTCGGGCCACCGCCTGTCGACGACAGAGATCGAGTCATCGCTGGTCGCTCACGAGGCCACCGCCGAGGCTGCCGTGGTCGGCGCGAAGGACGAGACGACCGGCGAGGCCGTCGTCGCGTTCGTGATCCTCAAGGAGAGCTATCTGTCCGCGCACACGCCCGAAGGACTCGCGGTGCAGCTGCGGTCGTGGGTCAGTGAGCAGATCGGTCCGATCGCTCGCCCGCGCGACATCTACATCGTCAGCGAACTGCCCAAGACCCGCTCGGGCAAGATCATGCGCCGCCTGCTGCGAGACGTCGCCGACGGCAAGGAGGTCGGCGACACGACGACGCTGGCCGACACTGCGGTCATGAGCGTTATCTCGGCACAGGTGAAGTAA